Part of the Xiphophorus maculatus strain JP 163 A chromosome 3, X_maculatus-5.0-male, whole genome shotgun sequence genome, tcactgtcaAAAGATGACTAGTCATTATTTAAGGACAGTGATGATATCTTGTATCAATCCACAGTGTGCCTGCTGGGccctgtttcctctcctcatcaTGTGTGTTCTGTTCCAGAGCCCTGGAGACCAACAAATACAACCACATCACAGCAACATACTACCTGTTAGCAGAGCGGATCCTGAGGGAGAAGCAGGAGAAGGAGGTCCAGACCCGCTCCTCCAGCCCCAGCAGCATCAAGGCACACTTCAGGTAATGGCTTCCCCCGCTGCCCGAGGGAGACGTCAGGAACCTGTAGTAGCTAAACATCTCTGTCACTGTCGAAGTAAAGATCTGAGTCACTCGATTCATTTCCATTACAGATGTgggcaaaactttgtcaatattctgctaatgttgaaagaCCGTGATTTcacaatttatttgtttccattaaaatgagaaacacaattaaaaccaCACGTGAATACGTTTGTCCACATGAtacttcattaaaaaacatctttcaaCTACTTCCTGTAACCAATGACAAGATCCagttgttggtcatgtgactcatgtgacGCAGAAATTACTGTTTCCACTTCAgctctgcaaaaataaaccaattttgaaaCGACCAAAAAATAGAcctttttgttgaaaaacaagttttttccaAATTGGTGTGCTTCCATTAAACAAATTCCTTTTCGAAATGTCATATTACATTATTATATGGTCggtggaaacgcagctgctgtGTGAAGTGTGGAACTGCCCTGTTGTCACAGCAAGCCTCCACCTGCTTGGATCAGAGAACTGGAGGAAAGAAATCCTCTGAGCTACAGAGCAATCTGTGTCTCATCATCATTTCCCATCATTACTTCTAATGTCTGTTAATTCTCACATTCCGCTTAGTTCCCAGCAGTGCTAGCAATAGCTTGGACCTCGTCCATTACTCACGCTGCTATAAACTAAGATGATGAGTCCTGGTTTGGTTCATCTCTCAGCTATTTGCTCCATTGTTCCTCGCCAGCATTGTTGCTCTGATCACACATTCAGGATCACACATTCAGACACATTTTGCTCAACGTATCTGGAAGAATCAGTTTGAAGCAGCTGTTTGTTGCCTTGGTGACCTGGAGATAAAGGTTTTCATTAACACCATACCTGCTTTAAAACACCAGGGAGAAGGCGTATGTCAGCAAATTTTCCAATGCTGTGTACATAGCAACAGTAACCTAGACAAACACCACACTGACATCTGGAGGTGAGTGTTGTGCTTCTTGTATCCAAAGTGGGAGTATTTTCTTCTCGTACAGGAAACTGAGCCCTAATGTCACAAGTTAAAATATCTCATATTTACACACTGAGACAAGATGGAGGTTCtatcaaagtaaaatattcataacTAACTGAATACATGATTATCTTATATTTGAAGCAAAAGCAATGATAACaagactgaaataatttaattagtgGTTCAGTGTTCGCAGGGTTCACTCCTCAGTCTCTGCAGGATTTTTAAATTCGCAGTCgatttttaaaacctgagagaaaacacacaatattgTATGTAAATGTAGGTATAACAGGTTTGACCATACACTGGTGGTGTTGAGCAACACAACAGGAGGAACAAgccacacacacgcgcgcgcaccctccccccccacacacaccgaTTTCAGTCACCAACATTCAGATGTCAGATGGGAAACCTCACAAAAAGTCTCAAGTGGATTATGTCTAACAGAGACAAAATGATGCAATGACATCAGCTGAACCTTCTGGTGAACCATGGCCATTATTTggcttctttatttaaaattcactccatgtttccatcaactcgatttctgattggctacatGTCACAGTCAACAAACAGGTTGCATCCTTGTTTGTCCTCAGGGAACACCACACACACTGCCATATTGGCCCAAGACAATCCATCATGTTCAATATCAACAATTTTAGACTGGAGCTGTCCTGGCGTCCTTCTCAGCAGACCAGGACCACCGCACATCTCCTAAAATTATCTTAAAAGCCATCCTGATGATTGGACTGTCCTCAAGATTGTCGGAAGGAAAAATTGGCATAAAAATCTTGCCATGTGAACGAGGCATTTAGGATCAGAGTTACCCATTAATAGCTTAACTGTGAGAGCTCCTCTAAAAATGCTTGAACTGTTTGTTTTGATAGTTTGCTCACCACATACACCTGAATATGCATGAATAGAGTAGAAACCATCTGAGCAGTACCACAGAAGCTAGCATCCACTGTCTTCCTGATCTCTGCTCTTGGGGTTTCAGCCAATCAATGAAATGATTCAAGGACCATGTTGGAATAAAATGTCACTGTGCTCCAAAGTGATCAGATAATTATTGGTTGAATCAATAAATGAAAGCAGGTCAACCATTCAACTAATATTCAGTTCCATGCAGCTAGCATGCTGAGTTCAGTGACTGCACAgaattatcttttatttttttgacaagtCTGCACAAAGTCTGGCTTATCTGTTCATCAAGTTGTGTAGTAAACCAATGCCTGAGTTGTTTTCCTCCACCATCATGTCTTCCTACAGCAGTAACAGTGTGATGGACGCATTAGCGTCCAGGGAGTAGCTGTCTGTTCCTCCCTAATCGCTACATTTACCTCTTTTTTAAAGGATGGTAAAACAGCCTCATTTAAGTCAGATGACCAGCAGTGTGCAGAGTCTTGCATTTCTCTGTTCTCTGGGGCAACCAACATCTCTTTTGAGTCAGCTCAACATCCTAGAACATTAGTTAACGTTATTTAcatcagaagaagaggaaaaaggtGGACTTTGAGGAACTGACACTGAGCTGAAATCACAAACACATGCAGAGATCTAGTCGTTGGTTTAAGGAATCTGATTCACCACTATGTTTGGATCACTTCTTCCTGTGGTGTTGAACTGCTGGCAGCAGTTCTGAAACTGCTACCAGCTCTTGTACCAGGTGTGACAGGTTTATTGATAGACGTCAGTAGTTTGTCACTCTACCCAAATGTAATGTGACAAGGTGTTCTCTTGTTTGACCCAGAccatgtgtgtgtgatgtgtgtgtgcaggcagTCCTGGCCGACCAGAATGGACATGCATCAGGACATAGAGGACTCTCTGGCTTCCTCGTCCATCTCTCACGCCGGGGGCCCCCAGTCCCCGGCCCGCAGCGCAGAGAGCCTGCTGAACGGACACCGCTCCAAAGGCTTGATGGACCTGGGCCGGCGGGAGGAGGCCACGGTCACCGACTCAGCTCAGGTTTTCATCATGTTTCACCTTGCATGTGCAGAAGTGATTGAAGGGttttactttgactagaccagaCCTATCCTTCAGCTTCAAAACCGTGGAGCCGTATCAAAGCCATCAGATGTAGTATTAATGGCACTGCAAGATGTTCCCTCATGATGCTGCCTCCTAATGCGTGGACATGTGTAGTTGGTTCCAGTAAGACCAGGAAGTATCTCTAGATATTACTGAAGATGGAtcagacacacaaacaacagACACAGAAGCTCTGATCTAGagtgttttgtctttgagttcATGTTATAGACTATTTTTTGACAGGatgtttctaattttaaagGGGCATGTACCATGTGACTTTGtgagcttcacatcatgttatgttatgttatttactcatcaaaaacatatatgaagtgttgctttgattctttcatgcatgtttgagaaatcctgtaACCTCTCATAGAAACCATTaggctgtgcaaaacgcctgggtggacctagccccgccttcaaggacgaagctcctcctcacagctgcagtttccaagcttctgcctcagaGTAGCCCTCCCCCGAAAATCCCCCACTCAggtccttcagactagccagcagcagccGTTAAATATGAGatttaaatggataaaataaCTCAGAGGGTCTTTATCTGGTTTCTCTGCCTTTGTaaataggtgtgtgtgtgtgtgtgtgttgtgatgCTGCCGGTGCCCcatcacagtgtgtgtgtgtgtgtgtgttgtgatgCTGCCGGTGCCCcatcacagtgtgtgtgtgtgtgtgcgtgcgtctGTGTGTGTAGCTCTGTAACACTTGTCTTGTGTTGTGTTTGCTTCAGGGAGCCTGTGCAGCAGCACCTTCTGGCCCTGCTGCTGGGACCTTCAGAGCTGCAGGTCCCTCCACATCAGCAGCTAAGCAGAGGATCTGTctgttcaggtcagagttcacctTCCAAGCTGAAGGAAGGTGGCTTTAAATTAGTTTCCTCTGATGCAGACCTCCTCTCAGATCAGAACTCAGCAGATCCAATGATCTGGTGTATTTGTTTCTCTTGGATCCCATGCTGATTTCTCCCTGTCTTTTCTGCGTGACTGTTAGGgtggaggaagatgaagaggaggaggaagagcaggacCCGTCGCCCCTGCCGACCCAGGTGATCCTGCGGCGGAAACCCCCCTCCATCACCAACCGCCTGACCTCCAGGAAGAGCGCCCCGGTGCTCAACCAGATCTTTGAGGAGGAGGGCGAGTCGGACGACGACTTTGAGATGGACGAGGGTCTGCCGCCCAAACTCAGCCGGCTCAAGATGAACATCGCCGGCGGGGTGGGCGGTGTGGGCTCTGGGGCCACCTCGGCCGCGTCCCCCGGCCCCACACAAAAACGCTACCACAGGCGCAAGAGCCAGGGCCGGGGGTCGTCCTGCTCCAGCTCGGAGACCAGCGACGACGACTCAGAGAGCCACAGGAGGCGCCTGGACAAGGACTCGGGTTTCACCTACAGCTGGAACCGGAGGGACAGCAGCGAGGGGCCCCCCGGCAGCGAAGGAGGTACTGGTGGGGGCAGCAGCTCCGGCCAGGGGAAGCCCCCCTCGGAGGGTGGCGGCTCCTCTGGCCCCGACAAAGGCAGCCCCCCTGGTAACGGGGAGAGGGAAGGTGGCAGCGGTGGAGGGGGTGGCGGTGGGGCCGGAGGGGGCCACCAGGGACAGGACCGaccctccagctgctgcagcagctccaccaAGCCGGCCCTCAGCATGGCGAGCCGGCCCTCCCGCACAGCGAGCCGCGGCGCCGAGCTGGTGGAGAGTCTGAAGCTGATGAGCCTCTGCCTCAGCtcgcagctgcagctgcagcagcgcaGCGGGCGGGGGGGCCGAGCAGGGGGCGGGACCAAGGTCATCCTGGACCCCCGGGGCGTCAAGGAGAAACCGACGTGGAGGATCTGCATCGGCTCCACCGACAGCCTGGACTCCATCGGCCTCCCTGCCGCCGGCCTGCCCCGCTCCCACGCCGTGCTGCACCTCCGCCAGAAGGGGGCGCCGCCCGGCAGCAGGGACGCTCACAGCAACATGAACGGCCTGAAAAACGGCGTGCTGCAACTACCTCTGTGTGAGAAAAGCATCTCTGTTAACATCCAGCGTGGTTCCAGAGACGCTCTGCTGTGTACTTCAGCTCCAGCCAGCTGCTGCCAGGTCATttgaagccccgccccctcacccGCTCCACCCAGCTCCTATGTTTTTAAACGCCTGTTTTTACCCCCTTGCTTGTAccattttcacttgttttttcttaacCAACTGCACTTTATCGTTCTTTAGCTGAATGTCAGAATTGAGTCCATTTTGATAAAGAAGTGAAACCACTGTACATCGCTTTTTATACGAGCTTAAAACAGTTCAGAGCTGAATTTAGGTGAAATGATGTCCGTCGATGGAAGATCTTTGCTACTTTTTTGGTCTTCAGTTTTTCAGGCCTGGGTCAAATCTGAACTGTAACGGGGAATGTTGCACGATGTGATGGAAAGCAGAGCTTCAGTCAGATTCGGGTTCAGAGTTCTGGGACTGGTTTGAGTTTCCAGTCGGACCCGGTTCTTCCTGCTCTGTCAGCCTGTCTAACATTCATCTGGTGCTGTTAGGCTCTACAGCTCTGGGAGTTTGAGCTGTTTAGGAACCAGAGCACCAGAACAGGTTTCATGGTTCAGAGTCAtgatgaggtcagaggtcagcttaGGTCCCACTGACAGGTTCCGGCTTGTCCAGGTAAACAGACAttaaccacagcagcaccaaagTGTCCTCTGTGTCGCTATAAACCTTctgattttactgtttttaccTCTAATGAGGTCGAATTACAGGAAGTGTGATCATTTGGTTCTGGCCACTTTTAATCCCATTTCCACCAAGCTGTTCCGAATTCTGACCCAGTTAAGAGTCGATGCTGAAATGGAACCAGTGACCCACCAGTCTGCTGTTTGCTGGGCAAAAACTGGAGGAACTGGTTTAACACTGGACCTGGTTCTCGTGGAAAGGCCTGCCCGGATGTAAAGCCATAAATGACATAAACACGCCCTTTTAGCCTTTAATAGTAAGCAAACAGCGTAAAGTTCAAAGGTCACCATGTTTCGTTAACAGCAAGTCCAAGGCTGGCTGGGCTGCCAGGCGTTAGGGCAGcaacttatttatatttttactaacATGTGGATTCCTTCcattaaaacaatcatttttacaGAATCTCCCCCAGACACAAACATCACCACCGTCACTCATCAGCTCTGCTTTTCCTCCTGTTGCACTCAAGACaatctgcagctcctcttcctGTCAGACTTTCCTCTTCAGCTTTAAAGCTCCGATCAGAATCTACACATTATGAACATGATCATATCATGTCTAATAATTAGAAccggtcattttgcagggcggGATTATTATACAGCTGCAGGATAATTTGAAACAACTGCTTTAAATTAGTTTCCTCTGATGCAGGCagattaatatatatatatatatatgtactgtatatatatatatatatatatatatatatatatatatatatatatatatatatatatatatatatatatatacactgcctggccaaaaaaaaagtcgccacctggatttaactaagcaaataggtacgagcctcctattggataagtactgcataggcgattatctttcagctggcaacaagttatttaaccccagctgatgcaatgagtaactcctcatttcttaaacaaccatggcaaaagacacatcctgtggtcgtggaaaagacgttagtctgtttaagaagggtcaaatcattggcatgcatcaagcagagaaaacatctaaggagattgcagaaactactagaattgggttaagaactgtccaacgcatcattaaaaactggaaggatggtggggaaccatcgtcttccaggaagaaatgtggtcggaaaaaaatcctgaatgatcgtgatcggcgattacttaaacgtttggtcaaatcaaatcgaagaaaaacaacagcagaactcaggagtatgtttaattgtgaacgcaaaagcatttccacacacacaatgcgaagggaactcaaggggttgggattgaaaagctgtgtagccgtaagaaaacctttaatcaGTAAGACTAACcaggaaaaaaaggcttcagtttgctagagagcataaagattggactctggaggaatggaagagggtcatgtggtctgatgagtccagatttaccctgttccagagtgatgggcgcatcagggtaagaagagaggcaggtgaagtgatgcacccatcatgcctagtgcctactgtacaagcctgtgggggcagtgctatgatcaggtctaggttcagcaacattgtgtgcccaaagaatgaggtcagctgactacctgaatatactgaatgaccaggttattccatcaatggattttgtcttcccaaatggaacgggcatattccaagatgacaatgccaggattcatcggactcacattgtgaaagagtggttcagggagcatgagacatctttttcacacatggattggccaccacagagtccaggccttaaccccattgagaatctttgggatgtgctggagaaggcttgtgcagtggtcagactctcccatcatcaatacaagatcttggtgaaagattaatgcaacactggatggaaataaatcttgtgacactgtaGAAGCTTATTGGAACAATGCTACAGCGAATGctggctgtaatcaaagctaaaggcggtccaacaaaatattagagagtgtgaccattttttggtggcgactttttttttggcctggcagtgtgtatatatatatatatatatatatgtacctACCTACATgtaggtatatatatatatatatatatatatatatatatatatatatatacctacACCggcattaatatttatttaaatgtggcACCCGGAGTTCCTTACCAGGCTTCCTGCTGGATGTTCGGGGCCCGTTTCTGGCTAAATTAGAAACAGTTTGCGGTTTGgaactgactgctgctgaatgTATGTATATACTTGATCCATAAATTTAAAGATGTCCAGAAATCATTTATGATAATGATTGCAGTTGTAGAATCTTTCAACTCTagattaaaagaacaaaaaaaaaaacccaagtcAAATAAATTGGCTTCAGACTGACATCACAATGgaaaaatattgacataaaaaaaatgctaaggATTTAGACTTAATTATGGAATTCTGAGGGAGGAAAGAGTCAgatttttgaaattaaagtcttttttattctttttctcgAGATTCCAACATGgtaacactgtcataaacacataacacctgtcatggaCATGAAG contains:
- the snrk gene encoding SNF-related serine/threonine-protein kinase, with product MSRNKLDPHEPSELPRPAGGAPLSPTPSPVMAGFKRGYDGKIAGLYDLDKTLGRGHFAVVKLARHVFTGEKVAVKVIDKTKLDTVATGHLFQEVRCMKLVQHPNIVRLYEVIDTQTKLYLILELGDGGDMFDYIMKHEEGLNEELAKKYFAQIVHAISYCHRLHVVHRDLKPENVVFFEKQGLVKLTDFGFSNKFQPGKKLTTSCGSLAYSAPEILLGDEYDAPAVDIWSLGVILFMLVCGQPPFQEANDSETLTMIMDCKYTVPAHVSSACRDLIDRMLQRDPKRRASLEEIESHTWLQGVDPSPATKYSTPLVSHKNLSEEEHNSIIQRMVLGDIADREAIVEALETNKYNHITATYYLLAERILREKQEKEVQTRSSSPSSIKAHFRQSWPTRMDMHQDIEDSLASSSISHAGGPQSPARSAESLLNGHRSKGLMDLGRREEATVTDSAQGACAAAPSGPAAGTFRAAGPSTSAAKQRICLFRVEEDEEEEEEQDPSPLPTQVILRRKPPSITNRLTSRKSAPVLNQIFEEEGESDDDFEMDEGLPPKLSRLKMNIAGGVGGVGSGATSAASPGPTQKRYHRRKSQGRGSSCSSSETSDDDSESHRRRLDKDSGFTYSWNRRDSSEGPPGSEGGTGGGSSSGQGKPPSEGGGSSGPDKGSPPGNGEREGGSGGGGGGGAGGGHQGQDRPSSCCSSSTKPALSMASRPSRTASRGAELVESLKLMSLCLSSQLQLQQRSGRGGRAGGGTKVILDPRGVKEKPTWRICIGSTDSLDSIGLPAAGLPRSHAVLHLRQKGAPPGSRDAHSNMNGLKNGVLQLPLCEKSISVNIQRGSRDALLCTSAPASCCQVI